GACTTCGCGGTCAGAGCGGGACTGCTGTCGGAGCTTACGGGCAAAGAAATTGTAAGCAAACTTGAACGGGAACTGGCGGTACTGTATGAAATGCTGAATGAGAAGGCGAAACAATAGACAGGTCTTCTTCCGACATTGAACCGGACAAACCCGTTATAAAAAATCGCGCATGTGATCATGCGCGATTTTTGTCGTTTCTATATTATACGAGGAAAAAGGAAACACCGAGGATAATATATACGGCTAACAGCAGCAGCCCTTCGTACCAGTTAGTCGCGCCGTCCTGCGTAATCGACTTGGCGATAAAGACGGCGACGCCGATTGCAACCAGCTCTATGGTGGTAAATACGATATCCATCGTATTCCCGGTGAAGTAGCTGGCGAAAATAAGCACAGGCGCTACGAACAAGGCGATCTGCAGGCTGCTGCCGACCGCGATTTCCACAGCAGCGCCGATTTTGTTCTTCATGGCAAGCAGGATGGCGGCGCTGTGTTCCGCGGCGTTACCGATAATCGCAACCAGGAAGGCGCCGACGAACAGCTCACTCAGTCCAAATCGTTCGGTCAGGCTCTCCAGCGTGCCGACCAGCCATTCACTGACGAAGGCGACCATGACGGTGGCAAGAACCAGGTACAGGATCGATTTGCCCTTGGACCATGATGGAGCATGCTCATTCGGAAGCTCTTCCTCTTTGTCCTCGGTAACGTCGTCCAAATATTTTTTATGCGTGATCATAGAGAAGCCGAGCCAGGCCAAATAGGAGATGATCAGGACCCCGGCTACGACCAGGCTGAGCGTATCGGTTTCCAATTCGGTAATCGAATGGGTATTCAGGAACATGGCCGGAACGAACAGGGCGATGACACCCACAATCATCAGTGAGCCGTTCAGGCCCGCCAGCGTAACATTGAAATTTTGCACTTTGTATTTCAAGCCGCCCGCGAAGATGCTGAGTCCGAGCACAAGCAGCAGGTTGCCGATGATGGAGCCGGTCAAGCTCGCTTTTACCATGTCATACAATCCTTCTCTAACGAGGAAAAAAGCGATAATAAGCTCGGCAGCGTTGCCGAATGTAGCGTTGAGGAAGCCTCCCAGCCGTTGACCGGCGTAATGGGCTACGCTCTCCGTAGCTCTGCCGAGGAATCC
This region of Paenibacillus sp. URB8-2 genomic DNA includes:
- the cax gene encoding calcium/proton exchanger, yielding MKKWISPSLLAITFVLSAIGHYANWDHTLQFVLSAIAVVFVAGFLGRATESVAHYAGQRLGGFLNATFGNAAELIIAFFLVREGLYDMVKASLTGSIIGNLLLVLGLSIFAGGLKYKVQNFNVTLAGLNGSLMIVGVIALFVPAMFLNTHSITELETDTLSLVVAGVLIISYLAWLGFSMITHKKYLDDVTEDKEEELPNEHAPSWSKGKSILYLVLATVMVAFVSEWLVGTLESLTERFGLSELFVGAFLVAIIGNAAEHSAAILLAMKNKIGAAVEIAVGSSLQIALFVAPVLIFASYFTGNTMDIVFTTIELVAIGVAVFIAKSITQDGATNWYEGLLLLAVYIILGVSFFLV